The proteins below are encoded in one region of Stigmatopora argus isolate UIUO_Sarg chromosome 2, RoL_Sarg_1.0, whole genome shotgun sequence:
- the LOC144089580 gene encoding uncharacterized protein LOC144089580 isoform X5, with amino-acid sequence MDSVADFLTKLFSRRTFPEKMDIIKKGWSTPKLASLLQLRKCHFQDGLCRKYDRTGSTFIISFDGDRKEGRKKGGWILCTVKKDFWMMASCFVTSIPTALASFLSTLLPNGFAVGPSMSCKGRLGLWWVGQALEVGFLLGKEGDTEWVKKFQTGPMLTQDFLMALQTLEEKEHMQIAKNNDVAVHKAVWLSFACQVQSKARHNVAVQCSCAEMCVGKCVGVCLRVCHEIQPGTELLLNGDARERLDAQEFSEEQQRDYPSQHLPVSEMTVPNLNSVQKKDDDETEQEERREKGPYELSKIHCTTHDRNIGRQDGSSTEINKTAEEANTAMTLDCHNDSTDQVMAAVDTRSNLNSDKDETKTSIAPLPSVRFSLRLAVKPRQIHFLTSREKKLPVRERQKSIKKCGEAEVPTVTSNSNTVAIIAENVTIHGPNLCPEVRERRYKCSKCGKKFYQVGHLKKHLFSHTESKPFSCQDCGKNYTSAESFKAHQLSHRGERPFSCPHCEKTYGLKRDLKEHMVLHTGEKPYVCEHCGKSFARRPSLRIHRLLHCSNLIYSQLPKLQCSLCPKLLANSGSLRNHMKLHTGEKPHICQQCGKSFGQKGNLDSHLRIHSGEKPYTCSECDQSFAQRAELVRHKLSHTGGGFLCSYCGKSLRDPHSLKSHERLHTGDRPHRCSTCGKELYNGFTATKLTWYFIKSKQMMM; translated from the exons atggattctgttgcagattttctcacaaagctattttccagacggacttttccagaaaaaatggacatcattaagaaagggtggtcaactccgaagctagcaagcctgttacagctgagaaaatg ccattttcaagacggactatgccggaaatatgacaggacaggctcgactttcatcattagcttcgatggcgatagaaaagaaggaagaaagaaaggaggatggatattgtgtacagttaaaaaggatttttg GATGATGGCCTCCTGTTTTGTTACTTCCATTCCTACTGCCCTTGCCTCATTTCTGTCCACGTTACTGCCCAATGGCTTTGCTGTGGGGCCTTCAATGTCCTGTAAGGGAAGACTTGGACTGTGGTGGGTCGGCCAAGCTTTGGAGGTGGGATTCCTGCTGGGGAAAGAAGGGGACACAGAATGGGTAAAGAAGTTTCAAACTGGCCCAATGCTTACCCAAGACTTCCTTATGGCACTGCAAACACTAGAGGAAAAG gaacATATGCAAATAGCAAAGAACAATGACGTGGCAGTGCATAAAGCTGTCTGGCTCAG TTTTGCCTGCCAGGTGCAAAGCAAAGCTCGGCACAATGTGGCAGTGCAATGTTCGTGCGCTGAGATGTGTGTGGGCAAatgtgtgggggtgtgtttgCGAGTGTGTCATGAGATCCAGCCGGGAACTGAACTGTTGTTGAATGGTGATGCAAGAGAAAGACTTGATGCACAGGAATTCTCTGAAGAACAACAAAGAG ATTACCCATCACAACATTTACCAGTTTCAGAAATGACTGTTCCCAACCTAAACTCGGTTCAGAAAAAAGATGATGATGAGACAGAACAAGAGGAAAGACGGGAAAAGGGACCTTATGAACTTTCCAAGATTCACTGTACTACCCATGATCGTAACATTGGCAGACAAGATGGAAGTAGCACTGAAATTAACAAAACTGCTGAAGAAGCCAACACTGCTATGACATTAGATTGCCACAATGACAGCACTGACCAAGTAATGGCCGCAGTAGACACTCGTTCAAATTTGAACTCTGACAAAGACGAGACAAAAACCTCTATTGCGCCACTTCCTTCTGTTCGATTTAGCCTTCGCCTTGCAGTTAAACCAAGACAAATTCACTTCCTGACAAGCAGAGAGAAGAAACTCCCAGTCAGAGAAAGACAAAAGAGTATCAAAAAGTGTGGTGAAGCAGAGGTTCCTACAGTAACATCAAATTCAAATACTGTGGCTATAATAGCAGAAAATGTGACCATTCATGGTCCCAATTTGTGCCCAGAGGTGAGAGAGAGGCGTTACAAGTGTTCCAAGTGTGGGAAGAAGTTCTACCAAGTTGGCCACTTAAAGAAACACCTGTTCAGTCACACTGAATCAAAGCCCTTCAGCTGTCAGGACTGTGGGAAAAACTACACCTCTGCAGAGAGCTTCAAAGCCCATCAG TTGAGCCACCGTGGGGAGCGTCCGTTTTCCTGTCCTCACTGTGAAAAGACCTATGGCCTGAAGCGGGACCTCAAAGAACACATGGTCCTACACACGGGCGAGAAGCCGTATGTCTGTGAACACTGTGGCAAGTCCTTTGCACGCCGCCCCTCGCTGCGCATCCATCGGCTTCTTCACTGCAGCAACTTGATTTATTCACAGCTTCCAAAG TTGCAATGCAGCCTGTGCCCCAAGCTGCTGGCAAACTCTGGTTCTCTCAGGAATCACATGAAGCTTCACACCGGAGAGAAACCTCACATCTGCCAGCAGTGTGGAAAAAGCTTCGGTCAGAAAG GGAACCTTGATAGTCATTTGAGAATTCACAGTGGAGAGAAGCCATATACCTGCTCTGAATGTGATCAAAGTTTTGCTCAGAGAGCTGAACTTGTCCGCCACAAGCTTTCACACACTGGCGGCGGTTTTCTCTGTAGTTATTGTGGAAAATCCTTGAGGGACCCACATAGCCTGAAGTCCCATGAAAGATTGCACACTGGTGACAGGCCCCATCGATGCTCCACATGTGGAAAAG AACTTTATAATGGGTTCACCGCCACCAAGTTGACATGGTATTTCattaaaagcaaacaaatgaTGATGTAA
- the LOC144089580 gene encoding uncharacterized protein LOC144089580 isoform X6 — MDSVADFLTKLFSRRTFPEKMDIIKKGWSTPKLASLLQLRKCHFQDGLCRKYDRTGSTFIISFDGDRKEGRKKGGWILCTVKKDFWMMASCFVTSIPTALASFLSTLLPNGFAVGPSMSCKGRLGLWWVGQALEVGFLLGKEGDTEWVKKFQTGPMLTQDFLMALQTLEEKEHMQIAKNNDVAVHKAVWLSFACQVQSKARHNVAVQCSCAEMCVGKCVGVCLRVCHEIQPGTELLLNGDARERLDAQEFSEEQQRDYPSQHLPVSEMTVPNLNSVQKKDDDETEQEERREKGPYELSKIHCTTHDRNIGRQDGSSTEINKTAEEANTAMTLDCHNDSTDQVMAAVDTRSNLNSDKDETKTSIAPLPSVRFSLRLAVKPRQIHFLTSREKKLPVRERQKSIKKCGEAEVPTVTSNSNTVAIIAENVTIHGPNLCPEVRERRYKCSKCGKKFYQVGHLKKHLFSHTESKPFSCQDCGKNYTSAESFKAHQLSHRGERPFSCPHCEKTYGLKRDLKEHMVLHTGEKPYVCEHCGKSFARRPSLRIHRLLHCSNLIYSQLPKLQCSLCPKLLANSGSLRNHMKLHTGEKPHICQQCGKSFGQKGNLDSHLRIHSGEKPYTCSECDQSFAQRAELVRHKLSHTGGGFLCSYCGKSLRDPHSLKSHERLHTGDRPHRCSTCGKAMPPRSN, encoded by the exons atggattctgttgcagattttctcacaaagctattttccagacggacttttccagaaaaaatggacatcattaagaaagggtggtcaactccgaagctagcaagcctgttacagctgagaaaatg ccattttcaagacggactatgccggaaatatgacaggacaggctcgactttcatcattagcttcgatggcgatagaaaagaaggaagaaagaaaggaggatggatattgtgtacagttaaaaaggatttttg GATGATGGCCTCCTGTTTTGTTACTTCCATTCCTACTGCCCTTGCCTCATTTCTGTCCACGTTACTGCCCAATGGCTTTGCTGTGGGGCCTTCAATGTCCTGTAAGGGAAGACTTGGACTGTGGTGGGTCGGCCAAGCTTTGGAGGTGGGATTCCTGCTGGGGAAAGAAGGGGACACAGAATGGGTAAAGAAGTTTCAAACTGGCCCAATGCTTACCCAAGACTTCCTTATGGCACTGCAAACACTAGAGGAAAAG gaacATATGCAAATAGCAAAGAACAATGACGTGGCAGTGCATAAAGCTGTCTGGCTCAG TTTTGCCTGCCAGGTGCAAAGCAAAGCTCGGCACAATGTGGCAGTGCAATGTTCGTGCGCTGAGATGTGTGTGGGCAAatgtgtgggggtgtgtttgCGAGTGTGTCATGAGATCCAGCCGGGAACTGAACTGTTGTTGAATGGTGATGCAAGAGAAAGACTTGATGCACAGGAATTCTCTGAAGAACAACAAAGAG ATTACCCATCACAACATTTACCAGTTTCAGAAATGACTGTTCCCAACCTAAACTCGGTTCAGAAAAAAGATGATGATGAGACAGAACAAGAGGAAAGACGGGAAAAGGGACCTTATGAACTTTCCAAGATTCACTGTACTACCCATGATCGTAACATTGGCAGACAAGATGGAAGTAGCACTGAAATTAACAAAACTGCTGAAGAAGCCAACACTGCTATGACATTAGATTGCCACAATGACAGCACTGACCAAGTAATGGCCGCAGTAGACACTCGTTCAAATTTGAACTCTGACAAAGACGAGACAAAAACCTCTATTGCGCCACTTCCTTCTGTTCGATTTAGCCTTCGCCTTGCAGTTAAACCAAGACAAATTCACTTCCTGACAAGCAGAGAGAAGAAACTCCCAGTCAGAGAAAGACAAAAGAGTATCAAAAAGTGTGGTGAAGCAGAGGTTCCTACAGTAACATCAAATTCAAATACTGTGGCTATAATAGCAGAAAATGTGACCATTCATGGTCCCAATTTGTGCCCAGAGGTGAGAGAGAGGCGTTACAAGTGTTCCAAGTGTGGGAAGAAGTTCTACCAAGTTGGCCACTTAAAGAAACACCTGTTCAGTCACACTGAATCAAAGCCCTTCAGCTGTCAGGACTGTGGGAAAAACTACACCTCTGCAGAGAGCTTCAAAGCCCATCAG TTGAGCCACCGTGGGGAGCGTCCGTTTTCCTGTCCTCACTGTGAAAAGACCTATGGCCTGAAGCGGGACCTCAAAGAACACATGGTCCTACACACGGGCGAGAAGCCGTATGTCTGTGAACACTGTGGCAAGTCCTTTGCACGCCGCCCCTCGCTGCGCATCCATCGGCTTCTTCACTGCAGCAACTTGATTTATTCACAGCTTCCAAAG TTGCAATGCAGCCTGTGCCCCAAGCTGCTGGCAAACTCTGGTTCTCTCAGGAATCACATGAAGCTTCACACCGGAGAGAAACCTCACATCTGCCAGCAGTGTGGAAAAAGCTTCGGTCAGAAAG GGAACCTTGATAGTCATTTGAGAATTCACAGTGGAGAGAAGCCATATACCTGCTCTGAATGTGATCAAAGTTTTGCTCAGAGAGCTGAACTTGTCCGCCACAAGCTTTCACACACTGGCGGCGGTTTTCTCTGTAGTTATTGTGGAAAATCCTTGAGGGACCCACATAGCCTGAAGTCCCATGAAAGATTGCACACTGGTGACAGGCCCCATCGATGCTCCACATGTGGAAAAG